From the genome of Vigna angularis cultivar LongXiaoDou No.4 chromosome 11, ASM1680809v1, whole genome shotgun sequence, one region includes:
- the LOC108333060 gene encoding NADH dehydrogenase [ubiquinone] flavoprotein 2, mitochondrial, which translates to MLARLAANRFNEIRHIFRQPSRAFSTALNYHLDSPDNNPNLPWEFTEPNKAKVTEILSHYPSNYKQSAVIPLLDLAQQQHGGWLPVSAMNAVANIIEVPPIRVYEVATFYSMFNRAKVGKYHLLVCGTTPCMIRGSRGIEEALLKHLGVKRNEVTPDGLFSVGEMECMGCCVNAPMITVADYSNGSEGYTYNYYEDVTPEKVVEIVEKLRKGEKPPHGTQNPLRIRSGPEGGNTTLLGEPKPPPCRDLDAC; encoded by the exons ATGCTGGCACGCTTAGCCGCGAATCGCTTCAACGAGATCCGTCACATTTTCCGTCAG CCTTCGAGGGCTTTCTCAACCGCTCTGAACTAC CACCTTGACTCACCGGACAACAACCCTAACCTTCCATGGGAATTCACCGAACCCAACAAAGCAAAG GTTACGGAGATTTTATCTCACTATCCTTCCAACTATAAGCAATCTGCAGTGATTCCTCTTTTGGATCTTGCTCAGCAGCAGCATGGCGGTTGGCTCCCTGTTTCTGCAATGAATGCG GTAGCAAATATTATAGAGGTTCCTCCTATACGGGTCTATGAGGTTGCTACATTTTACTCCATGTTCAATCGAGCCAAG GTTGGGAAGTACCATCTGTTGGTTTGTGGAACGACACCTTGTATGATACGCGGTTCGCGAGGAATTGAAGAAGCCTTATTGAAACACTTGGGAGTGAAGCGCAATG AAGTAACACCAGACGGTTTGTTTTCTGTTGGAGAAATGGAATGCATG GGATGCTGTGTGAATGCTCCTATGATTACAGTGGCCGATTATTCAAATGGATCAGAGGGATACACATATAATTACTAT GAAGATGTAACCCCAGAGAAAGTAGTTGAGATAGTAGAAAAGCTGAGAAAGGGTGAGAAGCCACCG cACGGCACGCAAAATCCCCTACGGATTAGGAGTGGACCTGAAGGAGGGAATACTACTTTGTTAGGTGAGCCCAAGCCTCCTCCCTGCCGTGACCTGGATGCCTGCTGA
- the LOC108332983 gene encoding codeine O-demethylase-like gives MEQKKIISKGVKEFEGYGADPVPEEGQFLDWSDCLCLDVYPENRRKSSLWPENPSSFRKIVEEYTAKLREATNLISRAIAKSLDLEENCFLNQFREQALLQVRFNYYSCCAQPDIVLGLKPHADGSGYTIILQDDVEGLHVHRKDKWFTVPTISHALFVLMGDQTEVCVSNGVLYID, from the exons ATGGAACAAAAGAAGATAATTTCAAAAGGGGTGAAAGAATTTGAAGGGTATGGTGCGGATCCAGTTCCCGAAGAAGGTCAGTTTTTAGATTGGTCAGATTGTTTGTGCCTTGATGTATACCCTGAAAATAGAAGGAAGTCAAGTTTGTGGCCAGAAAATCCATCATCTTTTAG GAAAATTGTGGAAGAATACACAGCAAAGCTAAGAGAGGCAACAAATCTTATTTCTAGAGCTATTGCTAAGTCATTAGATTTAGAAGAAAATTGCTTCTTGAATCAATTTCGTGAACAAGCACTACTGCAAGTGAGGTTCAACTACTATTCCTGCTGTGCACAACCTGATATTGTGCTCGGGCTTAAACCCCATGCAGATGGATCAGGGTACACCATTATACTGCAAGATGACGTTGAGGGCCTCCATGTCCACCGTAAGGATAAGTGGTTCACAGTTCCCACAATTTCTCATGCCCTGTTTGTATTGATGGGTGATCAAACGGAGGTATGTGTTAGTAACGGTGTTTTgtacatcgactaa